A stretch of Gopherus evgoodei ecotype Sinaloan lineage chromosome 19, rGopEvg1_v1.p, whole genome shotgun sequence DNA encodes these proteins:
- the BSX gene encoding brain-specific homeobox protein homolog, with translation MNLHFTSPVHPVSAPRPTSFFIEDILLHKPKSLREVPPEHFSSPLASRVPLLDYGYPLMPTPTLLAPHPHHALHKPEHHHPYFLTTSGMPVPTLFQHHPHAELPGKHCRRRKARTVFSDSQLSGLEKRFEMQRYLSTPERVELAAALSLSETQVKTWFQNRRMKHKKQLRKTQDDPKNPRGEECLEQSSSEPELIDKASSDPRKASQTPAFLLEENEDEVDIIEDGDLCATPHLI, from the exons ATGAACCTCCACTTCACCTCCCCGGTGCATCCCGTCTCCGCGCCAAGGCCGACCTCCTTCTTCATCGAAGACATTTTGCTCCACAAGCCCAAGTCCTTGAGAGAGGTCCCTCCAGAGCACTTCTCCAGCCCCTTAGCTTCCAGGGTTCCTCTCCTGGACTATGGATACCCTCTGATgcccacacccaccctcctggcGCCCCATCCGCACCATGCGCTCCACAAGCCGGAGCATCACCATCCATACTTCTTAACCACCTCGG GCATGCCCGTGCCCACCCTCTTCCAGCACCACCCGCACGCCGAGCTGCCCGGCAAGCACTGCCGCCGCCGCAAAGCCCGCACCGTCTTCTCCGACTCGCAGCTCTCCGGCCTGGAGAAGAGGTTCGAGATGCAGCGCTACCTGTCCACCCCGGAGCGCGTGGAGCTGGCCGCCGCCCTCAGCCTCTCAGAGACCCAG GTAAAAACGTGGTTCCAGAACAGAAGAATGAAGCACAAAAAGCAACTGAGGAAAACCCAGGACGACCCGAAGAACCCCAGAGGGGAGGAGTGCCTGGAGCAGAGCTCGAGCGAGCCTGAACTGATCGACAAAGCCAGCTCGGACCCCCGCAAGGCCAGCCAGACGCCCGCCTTCCTGCTGGAGGAGAACGAAGATGAGGTGGACATCATCGAGGATGGGGATCTTTGCGCCACCCCGCATCTAATATAG